A single Bacillus sp. (in: firmicutes) DNA region contains:
- a CDS encoding LCP family protein, producing MSSTRIERRKNIVQQKRAAKRRRKKSPFKIGLIVLTFLIALIGYGVFQYYSGYISASGDNDLSSTNGKGEEENSFNGVEDLDKINVLILGIDSGPEDNGRTDTLMIAQYDPETGTAKLASIMRDSYVSIPGYKDNKINSAFSLGGPELVRKTVKENFGIDVQYYASVNFDGFTQVVDVLSPDGVNIDVEKKMKYTDRAGGLYINFQPGLQKLNGKELLEYARFRHDAESDFGRVRRQQQVIAAIKDELISINGIAKLPKMLGTAQPYIDTNLGSKTLLALGTNFLMNKKDIETIRIPIDGAFENKRYSHAGAVLEIDRKKNKQALQDFFSSTQVVSEEVSMNEIAADVQ from the coding sequence ATGTCTTCAACGCGCATAGAGCGTAGAAAAAATATAGTGCAACAAAAACGAGCAGCAAAAAGGCGAAGAAAAAAAAGCCCTTTTAAAATCGGACTAATCGTTTTAACTTTTTTAATTGCCTTAATTGGCTATGGGGTTTTCCAATATTATAGTGGCTACATTTCCGCTTCCGGTGACAATGATTTGTCTTCTACTAACGGGAAAGGCGAAGAAGAAAATTCTTTCAATGGTGTAGAAGATTTAGATAAAATCAATGTTTTAATTCTAGGTATAGACTCAGGTCCTGAAGACAACGGTCGTACAGATACGCTTATGATTGCACAATACGATCCCGAAACCGGAACCGCAAAACTTGCTTCAATCATGAGGGATTCCTATGTTTCGATCCCAGGGTATAAAGATAATAAAATAAATTCTGCTTTTAGCCTCGGCGGACCAGAGCTAGTGCGGAAAACTGTAAAAGAAAACTTTGGCATTGATGTCCAATACTATGCATCGGTGAACTTTGATGGCTTTACTCAAGTTGTTGATGTATTGTCGCCTGATGGTGTAAATATTGATGTTGAAAAGAAAATGAAATATACGGATAGAGCTGGTGGATTATATATTAACTTCCAACCTGGTTTACAAAAATTAAACGGGAAAGAATTACTAGAATATGCCCGCTTCCGCCATGATGCTGAAAGCGACTTCGGAAGAGTGCGCAGACAGCAGCAAGTAATTGCTGCCATTAAAGATGAGCTCATTAGCATCAATGGAATCGCAAAGCTACCGAAAATGTTGGGGACTGCCCAGCCTTATATTGATACAAATTTAGGTTCAAAAACGCTTCTTGCTTTAGGAACAAACTTTTTAATGAATAAAAAAGACATCGAAACCATTCGCATTCCTATCGATGGGGCATTCGAAAACAAACGATACAGCCATGCAGGTGCAGTTTTGGAAATTGACCGGAAAAAAAATAAACAAGCTTTACAGGATTTCTTCTCGTCAACACAGGTTGTTTCTGAAGAAGTAAGCATGAATGAAATTGCAGCGGATGTCCAGTAA
- a CDS encoding DUF3603 family protein encodes MLYLHDVWVNWFEGEENGYNICYFHEWRKEDTVELLDQTPLIKVESLLFNYIENDLSELPQTLLEDVYQKSFVRKNHERIQLDYCFVVTDGVGILAADTLGYHIPIRKSRLIPRQEQLVYEMVRDLEPTIYEFEQRASSKEYHILSPAPFLMKGLTRKERQLKQLLFMALDQLHSTGNPAEIRYWYTEWNPAEYKEIQQKNFDDIWNKLYEETKYGWSLRHEHLCERLVKGQPFFEKLWELEQGTKVN; translated from the coding sequence ATGTTGTATTTGCACGATGTTTGGGTGAATTGGTTTGAAGGGGAGGAGAATGGTTATAATATTTGCTATTTTCACGAATGGCGCAAGGAAGATACCGTAGAACTTTTAGACCAAACACCGTTAATAAAGGTAGAATCTCTGTTATTCAATTATATTGAAAATGATTTGTCTGAATTGCCGCAAACGCTTCTAGAGGACGTATATCAAAAAAGTTTTGTACGCAAAAATCACGAACGGATTCAGCTTGATTATTGTTTTGTCGTTACAGATGGAGTTGGAATTTTAGCAGCGGATACTTTAGGGTATCATATCCCGATTAGAAAAAGCAGATTAATTCCAAGACAAGAACAGCTTGTTTATGAAATGGTTAGAGATTTAGAACCGACTATATACGAGTTTGAGCAGAGGGCAAGCTCAAAAGAGTATCATATTCTTTCGCCTGCCCCATTCCTAATGAAGGGGCTCACCCGGAAAGAACGACAATTAAAGCAATTATTATTTATGGCACTTGATCAATTGCACTCCACTGGTAATCCGGCTGAAATCCGATACTGGTATACGGAATGGAATCCTGCTGAGTATAAAGAAATTCAACAGAAAAATTTTGATGATATCTGGAATAAATTATATGAGGAAACAAAGTATGGTTGGTCACTGCGTCATGAACATCTTTGTGAACGCCTTGTAAAAGGACAACCGTTCTTTGAAAAGCTATGGGAATTAGAACAAGGAACAAAGGTAAATTAG
- a CDS encoding peptide ABC transporter substrate-binding protein: protein MKAKLSLLFIMTFLFSIILAACGFSNGEIESNGAKENEQVLNLLESAELPTMDTTRADDSASFVAMNQVFEGLYRLGPENTPVPGVAKDVIKNNDGSVLTFILNENANWSDGSPVTANDFIYAWKKALNPETLSPYAYLLKPIKNAQAIITEGNPLFGKVERLGVKALDDKTLEVTLEIPVPYFISLTAFPTFFPQKEEFVAAIGEDYALYADKMLYNGPFYMTNWTTSGWTFKKNPQYWDKETVNLAQINYKVIKDSTTETNLFETGQADRASLSAELVELYKDHPDFKTYSVPSMVYLKFNVKRIPIEQRKAMQRAINKDDFVLYLLNNGSLPADYFFPAGFVKHPKTGEDFRTKYGNIVSYNKEEAKEYWQMAGSPTVTWDLLINDRDEIKRIAEYIKNQLESNLPGLSININIQPFKQRLALDDAIDYDIQLWGWGPDYHDPLTYMDLWVTDGGNNKTNYSNREYDKIINNAMNNLDDLAVRFESLQDAEMIVLKEDAVLAPLYQSGRAALQKYYVKSLLEHPFGPQYSFKWTYIEGKGK from the coding sequence ATGAAGGCTAAATTGTCTTTACTCTTTATCATGACATTCCTATTTAGTATTATCCTAGCTGCTTGTGGTTTTAGTAATGGAGAGATAGAGAGCAACGGAGCAAAAGAAAACGAACAAGTTTTAAACTTGCTTGAGTCTGCTGAATTACCGACAATGGATACGACAAGGGCAGATGATAGCGCCTCGTTTGTAGCTATGAATCAAGTTTTTGAAGGGTTGTATCGGCTTGGCCCTGAAAATACTCCAGTGCCTGGTGTTGCAAAGGATGTAATAAAAAATAATGATGGTAGCGTGCTTACTTTTATTTTGAATGAAAATGCAAATTGGAGTGATGGCTCCCCGGTAACAGCAAATGACTTTATCTATGCTTGGAAAAAAGCATTAAACCCGGAAACACTTTCCCCCTATGCCTATTTGCTGAAGCCTATCAAAAATGCTCAGGCGATTATAACGGAAGGGAACCCATTGTTTGGAAAAGTCGAAAGATTAGGCGTGAAGGCTTTAGATGATAAAACATTAGAAGTTACGCTTGAAATTCCTGTGCCATACTTTATTAGCTTAACAGCGTTTCCAACCTTTTTTCCGCAAAAAGAGGAGTTCGTTGCAGCCATTGGGGAGGACTATGCTCTTTATGCCGATAAAATGCTTTATAATGGTCCTTTCTATATGACCAATTGGACGACTAGCGGCTGGACATTTAAGAAAAATCCACAGTATTGGGATAAAGAAACGGTAAACTTAGCGCAAATCAACTATAAAGTTATTAAAGATTCAACAACAGAAACAAATCTTTTTGAGACAGGGCAAGCGGACCGTGCTAGCTTAAGTGCAGAATTAGTTGAGTTGTATAAAGACCACCCGGATTTTAAAACGTATAGTGTCCCGTCAATGGTGTACTTAAAGTTTAATGTAAAGCGCATTCCGATAGAGCAGCGAAAAGCGATGCAGCGCGCCATTAATAAAGACGATTTTGTTTTATATTTATTAAATAATGGTTCTTTACCAGCTGATTATTTTTTTCCAGCGGGATTTGTGAAACACCCGAAAACAGGTGAAGATTTCCGCACAAAATATGGAAACATTGTTTCCTACAATAAAGAGGAAGCGAAAGAATATTGGCAAATGGCTGGTTCTCCTACGGTTACTTGGGATTTATTAATAAATGATCGTGATGAAATAAAGAGGATAGCAGAATATATTAAAAATCAATTGGAATCAAATCTTCCGGGATTGTCAATCAATATCAATATTCAGCCGTTTAAGCAGCGTCTTGCTCTAGATGATGCCATTGATTATGATATCCAACTTTGGGGCTGGGGTCCTGATTATCATGATCCGCTTACCTATATGGACCTGTGGGTAACAGATGGCGGTAATAACAAAACGAATTATTCAAATCGAGAATATGACAAAATCATCAACAATGCGATGAACAATCTTGATGATTTGGCTGTACGGTTTGAAAGCCTGCAGGATGCGGAAATGATTGTTTTAAAAGAGGATGCCGTATTGGCTCCACTTTATCAAAGTGGACGAGCGGCTTTACAAAAGTATTATGTGAAGAGTTTGCTTGAACATCCATTTGGCCCTCAATACAGCTTTAAATGGACTTATATTGAAGGGAAAGGAAAATAA
- a CDS encoding ABC transporter permease: protein MSSENHPITSDLFQPVKIDEKGHKAISRNSLTYGQDAWLRLKKNKGALIGLMMISMIVILAIVGPFLGGHSHVEQDLRRANLPPKIPVLENVSFLSFNGVDILGVDQYAKKGIDEYYWFGTDTLGRDLWARTWQGTRISLCIAFLAAAIDLIIGVLFGGISGFYGGRIDNVMQRIIEILVGIPNLIVVILFILILQPGILSITLAMVITGWVGMARVVRGQILKLKEHEFVLAAKTLGASNKRLLWKQLIPNVAGAIIITTMFTIPSAIFTEAFLSFIGLGLRPPIASLGTIVNDGFKTMRIFPHMLIVSSVIISLIMISFNIVGDGLRDALDPRMRR, encoded by the coding sequence ATGAGTAGCGAAAATCATCCAATAACAAGCGATTTATTTCAGCCTGTGAAAATCGATGAAAAGGGCCATAAGGCAATTTCTCGTAACAGTCTTACATATGGACAAGATGCGTGGCTCAGACTAAAAAAGAATAAGGGCGCCTTAATTGGCCTTATGATGATTAGTATGATTGTCATCCTTGCGATAGTTGGTCCATTTTTAGGTGGACATTCTCATGTTGAACAAGATTTGCGGCGGGCTAATTTGCCGCCGAAAATCCCAGTTTTAGAGAATGTTTCTTTTTTATCGTTTAACGGTGTTGACATTCTTGGTGTTGATCAATACGCAAAAAAAGGAATTGACGAATATTATTGGTTTGGTACGGATACATTAGGTCGTGACTTATGGGCAAGAACTTGGCAAGGAACGAGGATTTCTCTTTGTATCGCGTTTTTAGCGGCAGCGATTGATTTAATAATCGGTGTACTCTTTGGCGGAATTTCAGGCTTTTATGGAGGAAGAATTGATAATGTGATGCAGAGAATCATTGAAATTTTAGTTGGGATTCCGAATTTAATCGTTGTCATTCTATTTATTCTTATTTTACAGCCTGGAATTTTATCAATTACACTAGCGATGGTGATAACAGGTTGGGTTGGAATGGCACGTGTTGTTCGCGGACAAATTTTGAAATTAAAAGAACATGAATTTGTGCTTGCAGCAAAAACTTTAGGGGCAAGTAATAAAAGATTGCTATGGAAACAATTAATCCCGAATGTAGCAGGTGCCATTATTATAACGACAATGTTTACGATTCCTAGTGCCATCTTTACGGAAGCTTTTTTAAGTTTTATAGGTTTAGGATTACGCCCGCCGATAGCTTCATTAGGAACAATTGTGAATGACGGCTTCAAAACAATGCGAATATTTCCACATATGTTAATCGTTTCATCGGTGATTATAAGTTTAATCATGATTAGCTTTAACATAGTAGGGGATGGTCTCCGTGATGCGTTAGACCCTCGAATGCGAAGATAG
- a CDS encoding ABC transporter permease, with amino-acid sequence MVRYLLNRFFYMVLTFLVIATLTFFLMQTLPGSPFNDEKLTEDQIELMNKRYGLDKPVAVQYVIYIANLLQGDLGVSFQYDGRPVAKIIAERIPVSAFLGGQALVFGTLVGGFLGMIAALRHNTMIDYGAMILAVLGLSIPSFVFAGLLQYWMSVKWRLLPAAFWEGYIYTILPTLSLSVFVIAQVARFMRTEMLEVLGQDYIVSAKGKGLGQLTIVFKHAIRNALIPVITIIGPLAVNIMTGSLVIEKIFGVPGLGEQFVLSIMTNDYPVIMGTTLFYAALFIVIVFIVDLLYAWIDPRIRLAGGE; translated from the coding sequence GTGGTCCGTTATTTGCTAAACCGCTTTTTTTATATGGTACTCACTTTTTTAGTCATCGCCACACTCACTTTTTTTCTAATGCAAACCTTACCAGGCTCTCCGTTTAATGATGAAAAATTGACTGAGGATCAAATTGAATTAATGAATAAGCGTTATGGTTTGGACAAGCCTGTAGCTGTGCAGTATGTGATTTATATTGCTAATTTATTACAGGGGGACTTAGGTGTTTCCTTTCAATATGACGGGCGGCCAGTAGCGAAAATAATCGCTGAACGAATTCCAGTTTCCGCTTTTTTAGGTGGACAAGCGTTGGTTTTTGGCACGTTGGTGGGAGGGTTTTTAGGAATGATCGCTGCACTAAGGCATAATACGATGATTGATTATGGGGCAATGATTTTAGCGGTGCTTGGCTTGTCAATCCCTTCATTTGTGTTCGCTGGACTTTTGCAATATTGGATGAGCGTAAAGTGGCGGCTCTTACCAGCTGCTTTTTGGGAAGGGTATATATATACGATTTTACCAACGCTTTCCCTTTCCGTATTTGTAATTGCCCAAGTAGCAAGATTTATGAGAACGGAAATGTTGGAAGTTTTGGGACAGGATTATATCGTTTCCGCAAAAGGTAAAGGTCTTGGCCAACTTACGATTGTTTTTAAACATGCCATTCGAAATGCGTTAATTCCAGTTATCACCATTATTGGGCCGCTTGCCGTTAATATTATGACAGGCTCTTTAGTCATTGAAAAAATATTTGGAGTTCCAGGCCTTGGCGAACAGTTCGTGCTGTCAATTATGACAAACGATTATCCCGTCATTATGGGAACAACATTATTCTATGCTGCCTTATTTATTGTCATCGTCTTTATTGTCGATTTATTATACGCATGGATTGACCCGAGGATTCGTTTAGCAGGGGGGGAATAA
- the trpS gene encoding tryptophan--tRNA ligase has product MAIIFSGIQPSGTLTLGNYLGAMKHFVDLQDENQCYFCIVDQHAITVPQDPKELQKNIRSLAALYIAVGIDPERSTLFIQSEVPAHAQLGWVMQCISYIGELERMTQFKDKSAGKEAVSAGLLTYPPLMVADILLYSTDIVPVGEDQKQHLELTRDLAERFNKKYREVFTIPEVSIPKVGAKIMSLQDPVKKMSKSDANTKAFISMLDTEKQIEKKIKSAVTDSEGIIRFDKENKAGVSNLLTIYSICSNQSIEDLEKKYDGKGYGEFKADVAGTVIETLKPIQERYYELLESEELDQCLDLGAEKANEVASKMMKKVEKAMGLGRKRK; this is encoded by the coding sequence ATGGCAATTATTTTTTCTGGCATTCAGCCAAGCGGAACATTAACATTAGGAAATTATCTTGGGGCAATGAAGCATTTTGTTGATTTACAGGACGAAAATCAATGTTATTTCTGTATTGTAGACCAACATGCGATTACTGTCCCGCAAGATCCAAAAGAGCTTCAAAAAAATATCCGCAGCCTTGCTGCACTATACATAGCGGTAGGCATCGACCCGGAGCGTTCTACCTTATTTATTCAATCGGAAGTGCCTGCCCATGCCCAACTAGGATGGGTTATGCAATGTATAAGCTACATCGGAGAACTTGAAAGAATGACGCAATTTAAAGATAAATCCGCTGGCAAAGAAGCTGTATCAGCAGGGCTTTTAACATATCCACCACTCATGGTTGCAGATATTTTATTATACAGTACAGATATTGTCCCAGTTGGCGAAGACCAAAAGCAGCATCTTGAGCTCACTCGCGATTTAGCTGAACGATTTAACAAAAAATATAGGGAAGTTTTCACTATTCCAGAAGTTAGCATCCCTAAGGTTGGAGCAAAAATTATGTCGCTCCAAGACCCGGTAAAAAAAATGAGCAAATCAGATGCCAATACAAAAGCGTTCATCTCCATGCTTGACACTGAAAAGCAAATTGAAAAGAAAATTAAGAGTGCCGTCACCGACTCAGAAGGGATCATCCGCTTCGACAAAGAAAATAAAGCTGGCGTTTCGAACTTACTAACAATTTATTCAATCTGTTCAAATCAATCTATCGAGGATTTAGAAAAGAAATATGATGGAAAAGGCTACGGAGAATTTAAAGCAGATGTAGCGGGAACAGTTATCGAAACGTTAAAACCGATTCAGGAAAGATACTACGAATTACTAGAATCTGAAGAGCTTGATCAATGTTTAGACCTTGGTGCTGAAAAAGCAAACGAAGTTGCCTCAAAAATGATGAAAAAGGTTGAAAAAGCGATGGGATTAGGAAGAAAACGAAAATAA